TTCATGATGACCTGTTGCCGGCCATCATGTTCCACAACCAAAGGAGTCGCCCAACATGTCGGCTCATCACGAGCTGTCTTCCAAATGGTCTCTCCGTTTGCTTTATTGAGCGCAAACAGATAAGACTGGCCTTCATGGTCCCATGGAACGAGAATTTTCTCGCCGACGAGTGTCGGTGAACTCCCTTCACCAAAACCGGCTCGACAGCGCATTTCACCAAGGTCATCTCGTTTCCAAACAAGATCTCCATTCATCGAATAACAGAAAAGACCTCGTGAGCCAAAATGGGCAAAAACGTGTTCGCCATCGGTACACGGCGATGCAGATGCAAAACTGTTTGTCGCATGCGTTCCTTCATGAGGCGTGGCAATGCACGCGGTTCGCTCCCAGCGTCGTTCACCAGTAGATCGATCGAAGCAGAAAAGCTTGAATTCGAGTTCCGAAGTCGCTGCCCCGCGACGACCACGCCGGCCGCGTCGATTACCACGTGGAGTCTCCGCGCTGTCGGTCGTCTCCACCAACTTCGCATTTTCACTCTTCGTGGGTACCGCGGTGACGACGAACACCTGATCGCCCCAAACAATGGGAGATCCGGAACCCCGTCCGGGGATTTGCACTTTCCATTTCACATTCTCGCTATCGCTCCACCGAATGGGCGGCGACGCCGTCGTCTCATTGCCGTTACCCTGCGGACCCCGCCAATGAGCCCAATGTTCTGCATGCCCGGCGGTAGAAGTCGAAAGTAAGATAAAAACAAAAAGAAGATGTGGATTTTTCATGTCTCGTTCCATTGAGCCGCAAGTTTAGCATGAATCAACGATTGGGCCCCCCGCAGGGTAAAACCCCATGATGCAACAATTTCACCCAGAATCAAGCCGAACGGGTCATGATCGGGCTTCGTGCGTTCATCAAGCTTAGAAAATGCGATTTATCAGAGCGACTCGCTGGATTTCTCGATTGACACGAAAAGCTACCCGCAAACTCTTCGACCTTCGTTCCTGCGGAAAGCTCGCTGCCGTCTAGGAAGAAACGGCGAGCGATCGGGTCCCCTTCGCTGGACGTTCGGCACGATTTGCAATCTCACCCAACATTCCCCGAAAAATAACGGCGTGCAATGGGTAGAGACTGTACCAGTAGGCTAAACCCGCGAGTCCAACCGGATCAAAAATTGCTGTCTGTCGGATATTGGAACCGTTTTCTGTCGGCGTTACTTCGAATTCGAGCCACGCCCGGCCGGGGACTTTCATCTCTGCAGATAGCCGCAACCGGCGATCCGGGATAAATTCCTCCACACGCCACCAGTCGAGAACGTCACCGACTCGCAGCAACTCGGGGTCTCTCCGGGCCCGCCGTTTACCGACACCTCCACACACCAAATCGATTCCGCCTCGAATGCTCCAGAGCAGATCTGCGAAGTACCAACCCTGCTTCCCACCGATTCGCCGCACGGGCGCGAAGGCTTGGTGTGGAGAGACCTTCACCGTGACGTCTCGCGAGTCGACTATTCGGTTACCAAACCGCACTCCACCCCAACGTCGGACGCCACGGGCGGATGACAAGGCATCGGACCAGCGTGTCTCAGTGATGGCGTGATCCTCCTTGACTAGCGCCCGCTCGATGGATTCCGTTAGACCTCGTGGCCTAACGCTAAATTCGGTTAGCGCCGAAGAGTCTTTTACAATCGTTGGATTCCGCATGCTGTCGATCAGTTTGCGACCCACACGCGCGTAGATCGGTGTTACTAAACCGAGCCACAAGCTTGAGAGCCTTGGCGTGAGGACTGGGACGGACACGAACCATCTTTTCAGCCCTCGCAATCGCGAATACTCTCGCATGATATCGCCGTAGCTCACCGCTCTCGGACCGCCAATTTCGAACATCCTACTTTCCATCCCTGGCCAGTCGAGAGCTTCGATCAGGTAGTCCAACAAATCTTCCACGGCAATGGGTTGGGCCCTTACACCCACCCACTTTGGACAGATCATTACGGGCAAACGCTGCACGAGGGCCCGCACCAGTTCGAAGGACAGACTTCCAGAGCCAATCACAATAGAAGCTCGAAATTCGATCACCACGCAGCCAGAGGACTGAAGCACTTCACCCACTTCGTGTCGGCTCCGCAGATGCGGCGACAGTTCGTCGTCATCGTCGCCCAAGCCACCCAAATAAACGATGCGTTTGACACCTGCTTCCCGGGCCGCATCAGCAAAATTTTGGGCTGCGATACGATCCTCGTGCTCAAACGAGCCCCTCGACCCCATTGAATGTACCAAATAGTAGGCCGTTTCGATTCCCGACATCGCGGGAACCAACGACTCGCCGTCTAGCACGTCTCCCGCTACGACCTCTGTACCTTCACCCACGCGACCTTCGAGGTTCACGGGTGTTCGAGCAAGACAGCGGACGGATACACCGCGGGCCTCGAGCAGCGGCAAGAGACGTCCGCCAACATATCCAGATGCGCCGGTCAATAAAACGAGTTGGTTTGTTTTCATCATCGCGATACCGTCTGTACTGCTTCCGTAATGGTCAAAGTGTTGAAAGCTTGGCCGACCATCCACAGAACCAACGCTCCCCGAGCGGTCCAAGCGAACGTTCGAAACCAATTTCCCAAAACGAGCCTGCGCTGCACGTCCAGATCGTAAGAAACGGTGAGCGAAGCGTGCTGCGGAACCTGCACGGTGTAGGTGACAAGCCAAATCGATACGAGTAAAGCCAAACCGAGCCAAATTGCGCTTTCGCCCACACCGATGGGTGGATACCAAATCATTAAAAGTGCTGTCGCAAGTTCAGTCAACATGAGCGGGCCAACCACCCACATCGTGAGACGCTGATGATCCATTTCATATCGACGAAAACCTTCGCGACCCACCTGGGCAAGCAGCGGATAATGAACCACCTGCACAAACCAAATCAGCCCGACCATGGACAAGGTGGCAGCCAGTTGTAGCAGGAAGGTCCATTGAGTCATTGAGTTCATCTCGTTCTACTCGGTAAAAACTGAAAAAGTGGGAGAAGCCTCGATCTCCCAACGAATCTTCGCACAGGCTCCTCAGCTTGATTTCCAGTTGTTTTTTGAGCCTGCAGAGCGATTGCCCTCGCCGGATAGGGAAGAACCGCATTACAAACGAAAAAATAACGAGAAATGAAAAACCGCGTTGATGCAGACTAAATGACCGTCATCGCAAGTGTCGTGGCCAAGCGATTGTCATCGACCGCCCGCTGGGTAAACTACCGCACGATCCCTCAGCAACTGCTTTCGCCCCCCGAAACAAATCGGAGAGCCCAATGCTCCAAAGTCGCGATCCCAAACACCGCTCACTTAAATCCACGAAAGATTCGCAAGCCGTTTGGCGTGTGGAAGTGTTTTACGACGGCGACTGCCCCCTCTGCCTACGTGAAATCAGAATGCTCCGACGTTTGGATCGAGACCAACGAATTCGATTCACCAATCTCGCATCTTCGACCTTTGATCCCGCATCGCTAGGCAAAACCACGACGGAATTAATGAATGAAATCCATGGGCGTTTTCCCGACGGTCGCTGGATCGTTGGTGTCGAAGTTTTTCGACAATTGTATAGTGCGGTGGGATTTGGAAATCTGGTTCGTTTGACCCGATTGCCGATCATTTGTCATGGTTTGGAGGTAGGCTATCGACTGTTCGCCCAACACCGACTCAAGCTGACCGGGCGATGCTCAGCGAACTCGGGATCGTGCTCCGCGTGAACAACAACGGGTTTGCTTCCTTCACCGGGGTTGGCATTTCGTGCACGCGAAAACTCTTCTCGCTCCCAGAATCCACGAATCAATCGGTGCGTCGCATTGAATACATCGATCACGCTTGTACACGAGCAATCGCTCACTGCGATTCATTCGACTTCTTGGCTTGCCCACGTCTTTCGGATCGGCCACGATTATCCGATTGTACTTCACACCGATTTTCAGTAGCGAGCTAATCTGTTGCCACAACAAATCGAACTGCTCGCGTGAGATCGCATTCCCAGGAGTGTCGGGATTCATTCGCAAGAGATGCAAAACTTCGCTTCGGTAGACGTTACCGACTCCCGCAATCACCGCTTGATTCAACAATAATGTGCCAATGGCAGCACGACTCTTGTGAATTCGTTCCCAAACACGCTCTATATCCGCGTCGTCTCGCAACGGATCGGGGCCAAGGCGGGTTTGAATCGCCGCCCAATCATTTTTTGTTATCACTTCACAAGCAGTTGGCCCATTCAAGTCAAACGCTTTATTGTCACCAACCGCCCGCAATCGCACTTGCCCTCGGGGTTCCGGCGGTGGAGTTTTGTGCCGCCGAAATTTACCATACAGACCCAAATGAATGTGCAGACGTCGTCCTCCCGACCAACCGTAACACAGGTGTTTCCCATGCGCTTCCACCTCTTGGAGAGTGCGACCGTTCAGAATCTCCGCCCCTTCCTCGAAGCGACCTTGGGGTGACGACAGCTTGATCCTTTGGCCAACGAAATCACGCCGGTGATCTCGTGCAATGCGATGGATCGTGTGGCCTTCGGGCATCTTACACCTTTCGTTGAAGCCAAAGCTTTTTGCCTGTCGGAGATCGCCGTCCCGTTGCGAGCCTACGAATGATGTATTCCCTCACGCGGTCGGACGCTGCGGCATTTGTCGCTGCAATAGCGAACGAAGGGCCAATTTTTTGCCCATTTTCTTCGCCAAACGAAAGGCCGATTACAGACGACGCAAATCTTCTCCGGCAAACGTTTTCCTTTTGGTTGTCCGGTCATCGCCACCTCGGCAGCAGTCAGCCTTCGCTTGCGGGCACTTCGATTATCTTTTTCGGCACTTTGTAACTGTCTCAGCTTAGTGGCACGATTTGAGCCGACAAGGGACCTGAACGGAGGTTCTCAGTACTCTCGCACTTGCCGTTCAGGGGCGGTCTGCTACTAAACCGTCGTGCTAATCGAAAATCATCTCAACAAAGCTCCTGGGAACCCGCGAAAATGTCGGAATCTAAGCCATCTGCGTCGTATCTGATCATCGGAGCCTCTGGGGGCATCGGGTCAGCCCTGTCTCAACGTCTTCGCAGCGCAGGGCATCGCGTTTTCCTAGCCAGCCGAGAGAGTGAGCGTCTGCAAACGCTCGCGAACGATCTGAATGCGCCGGCGCGAAGCGTGGACGCGACCTGCCTCAGCGACGTTCAATCCTGTTTCGAACAGGGCATCGAAGAATTTGGTAGCCTCGACGGAGTCGTCAATTGCGTGGGTTCGGTCTTATTAAAACCGGCACATCTAACGAGTGAAGAGGAGTGGCA
This genomic window from Pirellulaceae bacterium contains:
- a CDS encoding SDR family oxidoreductase, with amino-acid sequence MMKTNQLVLLTGASGYVGGRLLPLLEARGVSVRCLARTPVNLEGRVGEGTEVVAGDVLDGESLVPAMSGIETAYYLVHSMGSRGSFEHEDRIAAQNFADAAREAGVKRIVYLGGLGDDDDELSPHLRSRHEVGEVLQSSGCVVIEFRASIVIGSGSLSFELVRALVQRLPVMICPKWVGVRAQPIAVEDLLDYLIEALDWPGMESRMFEIGGPRAVSYGDIMREYSRLRGLKRWFVSVPVLTPRLSSLWLGLVTPIYARVGRKLIDSMRNPTIVKDSSALTEFSVRPRGLTESIERALVKEDHAITETRWSDALSSARGVRRWGGVRFGNRIVDSRDVTVKVSPHQAFAPVRRIGGKQGWYFADLLWSIRGGIDLVCGGVGKRRARRDPELLRVGDVLDWWRVEEFIPDRRLRLSAEMKVPGRAWLEFEVTPTENGSNIRQTAIFDPVGLAGLAYWYSLYPLHAVIFRGMLGEIANRAERPAKGTRSLAVSS
- a CDS encoding DNA-formamidopyrimidine glycosylase family protein, with the protein product MPEGHTIHRIARDHRRDFVGQRIKLSSPQGRFEEGAEILNGRTLQEVEAHGKHLCYGWSGGRRLHIHLGLYGKFRRHKTPPPEPRGQVRLRAVGDNKAFDLNGPTACEVITKNDWAAIQTRLGPDPLRDDADIERVWERIHKSRAAIGTLLLNQAVIAGVGNVYRSEVLHLLRMNPDTPGNAISREQFDLLWQQISSLLKIGVKYNRIIVADPKDVGKPRSRMNRSERLLVYKRDRCIQCDAPIDSWILGARRVFACTKCQPR
- a CDS encoding PQQ-binding-like beta-propeller repeat protein; protein product: MKNPHLLFVFILLSTSTAGHAEHWAHWRGPQGNGNETTASPPIRWSDSENVKWKVQIPGRGSGSPIVWGDQVFVVTAVPTKSENAKLVETTDSAETPRGNRRGRRGRRGAATSELEFKLFCFDRSTGERRWERTACIATPHEGTHATNSFASASPCTDGEHVFAHFGSRGLFCYSMNGDLVWKRDDLGEMRCRAGFGEGSSPTLVGEKILVPWDHEGQSYLFALNKANGETIWKTARDEPTCWATPLVVEHDGRQQVIMNGQNFARAYDLFTGEELWRCAGQTQRPVASPVAGDGLVFVGSGFRGAFLGAFRMDGRGDIEGTDQVVWTIERDTPDIASLLLSEGRIYFYKGKSGVLSCVNSQTGEPLYKSRRVPGLRSIYASPIAAGGRVYLTGRSGTTVVIEDADEFAVLATNSVGETVDATPAAVDNQLFIRGENHLFCIE
- a CDS encoding DUF393 domain-containing protein — its product is MLQSRDPKHRSLKSTKDSQAVWRVEVFYDGDCPLCLREIRMLRRLDRDQRIRFTNLASSTFDPASLGKTTTELMNEIHGRFPDGRWIVGVEVFRQLYSAVGFGNLVRLTRLPIICHGLEVGYRLFAQHRLKLTGRCSANSGSCSA